A part of Paludisphaera rhizosphaerae genomic DNA contains:
- a CDS encoding DUF1559 family PulG-like putative transporter — protein sequence MRASRGPIRAAFTLIELLVVIAIIAVLIALLLPAVQAAREAARRAQCINNLKQLGLALHNYLSVNDRFPMGSAGRLPTTGAYPTPQNWRVPVLVGTMPYIEQGAAYNAYNNQVRFNLTANDTSRLTVISTYQCPSDTVQGFWPAGSAMQDYKGNYGNNWGQNTFFDQGMKSPFWLNYGATIAEIVDGTSNTLAMMELVQPPSPSGATVPDRRGRIWNDDAGCYQVSTLLAPNSTAPDIGQCMTALNAPCNYIGNAEPLPLQYSLASRSRHSGGVNVLMCDGSSRFAKNSISLPTWRALSSQAGGEVISADSY from the coding sequence ATGCGCGCCTCACGGGGACCTATCCGCGCTGCGTTCACCTTGATCGAGTTGCTCGTCGTCATCGCGATCATCGCCGTCTTGATCGCGCTGCTGCTGCCGGCCGTTCAGGCGGCGCGCGAAGCTGCGCGTCGGGCCCAGTGCATCAACAACCTGAAGCAACTCGGGCTGGCGCTGCACAACTACTTGTCAGTCAACGACCGCTTCCCCATGGGGTCGGCGGGTCGGCTGCCTACCACCGGAGCCTATCCAACGCCCCAGAACTGGCGTGTTCCCGTGCTGGTGGGGACGATGCCGTACATCGAGCAAGGGGCGGCCTACAACGCCTACAACAATCAGGTCCGGTTCAACCTCACGGCCAACGACACGAGCCGGCTGACGGTGATCTCCACGTACCAGTGCCCCTCGGACACGGTCCAGGGTTTCTGGCCGGCCGGAAGCGCGATGCAGGACTACAAGGGGAACTACGGCAATAACTGGGGTCAAAACACGTTCTTCGACCAGGGGATGAAGTCCCCCTTCTGGTTGAACTACGGGGCCACGATCGCTGAGATCGTCGACGGCACGAGCAACACACTGGCCATGATGGAGCTGGTTCAACCGCCGTCTCCCAGCGGCGCGACGGTGCCCGATCGCCGAGGCCGGATCTGGAACGACGACGCCGGCTGCTATCAGGTTTCGACTCTGCTGGCCCCCAACTCCACCGCGCCCGACATCGGCCAGTGCATGACCGCCCTGAACGCCCCCTGCAACTACATCGGCAATGCCGAACCGCTTCCGCTTCAATACTCGCTGGCCTCGCGGAGTCGACATTCGGGAGGCGTGAACGTGCTGATGTGCGACGGTTCCTCGCGGTTCGCCAAGAACTCGATCAGCCTGCCCACATGGCGAGCGCTCAGCAGCCAGGCCGGCGGCGAGGTCATCAGCGCCGACTCGTACTGA
- a CDS encoding endonuclease/exonuclease/phosphatase family protein, translating into MIRRILSVLALSLFPAFAAAEEPLRLATFNIHHAEGTDGKLDLKRVADLVRGADIVAFQEVDVRFRDRSGKVDQAAALGDLLRANVAFGGNLIDADGGQYGVALVSRFPIVAHQNHRLPRSAGREKAEPRGLLECRLDVNGRPLRVFVTHLAHDSAADKALQVARVREVLAACPDPWIMMGDFNFRPDSDDYKALTAAPAGGERIVDGWPIAGKGEGHSIGLHGSRPGRIDYVFVSGSLAAGIVAGSGRVDVETVASDHQPVYIQLTVPAATAAKAANVAPTGDPTVVLKTPGLVGFWTFGEEAGMPRVSTGTKEPHPLTEVGGPIPRVAGGPYSGRAAELDGKHYFRIPYAETGDLNIAGSNAQVSMFAVVRVENLKQSRTIAGMWTEGKGANDDSGTRQYAMLMNMPTYGGPRRLVPHVSSEGGVTRRADGSAFPWCADYAVTPREVPESRWCSLAFTYDGQWLKAYIDGRLEPMGLDPARDRRNDRYFTAEGPDGRDRGMNPYYHGRGIFRYDPSRHAATKPGGGSDFTVGARHAVGTMLGEATIGRFGGLAVFNRALSDDEIRALHDSARVEAIEPR; encoded by the coding sequence TTGATTCGTCGCATCCTCTCCGTGCTGGCTCTGTCGCTCTTCCCCGCGTTCGCCGCGGCGGAGGAGCCTCTCAGGCTGGCGACCTTCAACATCCATCACGCCGAAGGGACCGACGGCAAGCTCGACCTGAAGCGCGTGGCCGATCTTGTCCGGGGGGCGGACATCGTCGCCTTCCAGGAGGTCGACGTCCGCTTTCGCGACCGCAGCGGCAAGGTCGATCAGGCCGCGGCGCTCGGCGACCTCTTGAGGGCGAACGTCGCGTTCGGCGGCAACCTCATTGACGCCGACGGCGGCCAGTACGGCGTGGCGCTCGTGAGCCGGTTCCCGATCGTCGCCCACCAGAACCATCGCCTGCCGCGCTCGGCGGGTCGCGAAAAGGCTGAGCCCCGCGGGCTGCTGGAATGCCGGCTCGACGTCAACGGCCGTCCGCTCCGGGTGTTCGTCACTCACCTGGCTCACGATTCTGCCGCCGACAAAGCCCTTCAGGTGGCCCGCGTCCGCGAGGTCCTGGCCGCGTGCCCCGACCCCTGGATCATGATGGGGGACTTCAACTTTCGCCCCGACTCGGACGACTACAAGGCGCTGACCGCAGCCCCGGCCGGGGGCGAACGGATCGTCGACGGTTGGCCGATCGCCGGCAAGGGTGAGGGCCACTCGATCGGTCTGCACGGCTCGCGGCCGGGGCGGATCGACTACGTCTTCGTTTCGGGCTCGCTCGCGGCGGGGATCGTCGCCGGCTCGGGGCGGGTCGACGTCGAGACGGTGGCCTCGGATCATCAGCCGGTCTACATCCAACTGACCGTCCCAGCCGCGACGGCCGCCAAGGCTGCGAACGTGGCCCCGACCGGCGATCCCACGGTCGTTCTGAAGACGCCTGGCCTGGTCGGCTTCTGGACGTTTGGCGAAGAGGCCGGCATGCCCCGAGTCTCGACGGGGACGAAGGAGCCGCATCCGCTGACGGAGGTCGGCGGGCCGATCCCTCGCGTCGCGGGGGGGCCGTATTCGGGCCGCGCGGCCGAACTCGACGGCAAGCACTACTTCCGTATCCCCTACGCCGAGACGGGCGACCTGAACATCGCCGGATCGAATGCTCAGGTCTCCATGTTCGCCGTGGTCCGCGTTGAGAACCTGAAGCAGAGCCGAACGATCGCCGGCATGTGGACCGAGGGCAAAGGCGCGAACGACGACTCGGGGACTCGCCAGTACGCCATGCTCATGAACATGCCCACCTACGGCGGACCTCGACGGCTTGTGCCGCACGTCTCCAGCGAGGGGGGCGTCACCCGCCGCGCCGACGGTTCCGCCTTCCCCTGGTGCGCCGACTACGCCGTCACCCCCCGCGAGGTCCCCGAAAGCCGTTGGTGCAGCCTGGCGTTCACCTACGACGGTCAGTGGCTGAAGGCGTACATCGACGGCCGGCTCGAGCCGATGGGCCTCGACCCGGCGCGGGACCGTCGCAACGACCGCTACTTCACGGCCGAAGGGCCGGACGGCCGCGACCGGGGAATGAACCCGTACTATCACGGCCGAGGGATCTTCCGGTACGACCCCTCGCGCCATGCCGCAACGAAGCCGGGGGGCGGCTCGGACTTCACTGTCGGAGCGCGGCACGCCGTCGGCACGATGCTCGGCGAGGCGACCATCGGCCGGTTCGGCGGTCTCGCCGTCTTCAACAGGGCTCTCTCGGACGACGAGATTCGCGCCCTCCATGATTCGGCCCGCGTCGAGGCGATCGAGCCGCGCTGA
- a CDS encoding sulfatase family protein, with the protein MLVRTLLLTGLLAAAPALAVPPNVVVIYADDLGYGDISCNGAKAGLTPNIDRLASEGLRFTDGHCSSATCTPSRYAILTGEYPWRRQGTGVLPGDAKLIIEPGRTTLPTVFKEAGYRTGAVGKWHLGLGDEKLDWNGKIAPGPLEIGFDECFIMAATGDRVPCVYVKNHEVVGRDPADPIEVRYDAPIPGEPTGKANPEMLRLHPSHGHDMAIVDGVSRIGYMKGGEKARWKDEDMADTFTSQAVEFIKKNKDKPFFLYFATHDIHVPRLPNNRFLGKSGMGTRGDAIVEFDWSVGEVVKAIDDAGLKENTLIVFSSDNGPVVDDGYKDEAVAKLGSHKPAGPYRGGKYSKFEGGTRVPFVVRWPGKVKPGESAALVCQIDFTASFAALVGRQSPIPTAKDSQNVLQALLGADPKGRETLIEQAAGLAVRRGKWKFIPASGGRKVAAFTNSELGNDPEPQLYDLEADPGETRNVAADHPEILDRLRKDLAEAKETQ; encoded by the coding sequence ATGTTGGTACGCACTCTCCTCCTGACCGGTCTGCTTGCAGCGGCCCCTGCACTGGCTGTGCCGCCGAACGTGGTGGTGATCTACGCGGACGACCTCGGCTATGGGGATATCAGTTGCAACGGGGCGAAGGCGGGGCTGACGCCGAACATCGACCGCCTGGCGAGCGAGGGGCTGCGGTTCACCGACGGGCATTGCAGCTCGGCGACGTGCACGCCGTCGCGGTACGCGATCCTTACGGGCGAGTATCCCTGGCGTCGACAGGGGACGGGCGTCCTCCCCGGCGATGCGAAGCTGATCATCGAGCCTGGCCGGACCACCCTGCCGACCGTCTTCAAGGAAGCCGGCTATCGGACGGGGGCCGTCGGCAAGTGGCACCTCGGTTTGGGGGACGAGAAGCTGGACTGGAACGGCAAGATCGCGCCCGGGCCGCTGGAGATCGGCTTTGACGAGTGCTTCATCATGGCCGCCACCGGCGACCGCGTCCCCTGCGTCTACGTGAAGAACCACGAGGTCGTCGGCCGCGACCCGGCCGACCCGATCGAGGTCCGTTACGACGCCCCCATTCCCGGGGAGCCCACCGGCAAGGCCAACCCGGAGATGCTCCGGCTCCATCCCAGCCACGGCCACGACATGGCCATCGTCGACGGCGTCAGCCGGATCGGCTACATGAAGGGAGGCGAGAAGGCCCGATGGAAGGATGAGGACATGGCCGACACGTTCACCTCGCAGGCCGTCGAGTTCATCAAGAAGAACAAGGATAAACCGTTCTTCCTCTATTTCGCGACCCATGACATTCACGTCCCCCGCCTGCCGAACAACCGCTTCCTGGGCAAGTCGGGGATGGGGACTCGCGGTGACGCCATCGTCGAGTTCGACTGGTCTGTCGGCGAGGTCGTCAAGGCGATCGACGACGCCGGCTTGAAGGAGAACACCCTGATCGTCTTCTCCAGCGACAACGGCCCCGTGGTCGACGACGGCTACAAGGACGAGGCCGTGGCGAAGCTGGGCTCGCACAAGCCGGCCGGCCCGTACCGCGGCGGCAAGTACAGCAAGTTCGAGGGCGGAACCCGCGTGCCGTTCGTCGTCCGCTGGCCGGGGAAGGTCAAGCCGGGCGAGTCGGCCGCCCTCGTCTGCCAGATCGACTTCACCGCCAGCTTCGCCGCGCTGGTGGGCCGCCAGAGCCCGATCCCCACGGCGAAGGATTCGCAGAACGTCCTTCAGGCTCTGCTGGGCGCGGACCCGAAGGGCCGCGAGACCCTGATCGAGCAGGCAGCCGGCCTGGCCGTGCGCCGGGGCAAGTGGAAGTTCATCCCCGCATCGGGAGGACGTAAGGTCGCGGCCTTCACGAATTCCGAACTGGGCAACGACCCCGAACCCCAACTCTACGACCTCGAAGCCGACCCCGGCGAGACCCGCAACGTCGCCGCCGATCACCCCGAGATCCTCGATCGGCTTCGCAAGGACCTGGCCGAGGCGAAAGAGACCCAGTGA
- a CDS encoding DUF4159 domain-containing protein, with product MKEEARFAERGASRRRSRIVLLGAAALAAVVLAGQGIPARGEVTARQVEEAIRRGIAYLKSQQKADGSWERIRNQHQHSAGTTALITHALIAAGEPVDSPTIRRAVANLEQYSADEIDGNYAVGLQTMVFCEVDPRRLAAKIAANVAWAEAAQVREGEEVFGGWPGLWSHTSNRKTERRPTDDSSTQYALLGLDAAARAGFPVDQEVWRRARKALRKGQRADGGWVYHPHNPELKSTSSMTTAGISGLIMAEFWCTDEGEQLLDGRIKDCGRTRTDYAVERGLTWLARNFTVQGNVNARIPGVWRYYYLYGLERTARLAGVRYIGSHDWYREGAEELVTAQDKILGAWHGEAMEEQPMLATSFALLFLGTGRAPVLVHKLRHGPGDDWNNDPHDVRRLVAATSADWGHFLNWQTIDLETAAPVELAQAPIAFLNGHKAPALSPQARENLRKYVEEGGFLLAEACCDNPEFDAAFRVLMKELFPDTPLLRLSDDHAVWRANQRLTPGVHPLWGIERGCRTAVIYAPVDLSCCWNLMDASPNDPAVKKARLVGRNIIDYATGREPPPDKLAVRETPRIDEKVDIPARGVLRFAKLKHPGDWNIAPKALINLADALSKPPLNFQVDLRPFEAQADDPKLLYYPLVYFHGRGATTLNDAQVEALRRHVDPGAGLIFADAACGGVAFDASFRELMKRVLPGRPLVPIPPEDPIYSAKLGFDLSQSRFNAGAGGGLAFPHLEGIQVEGRWAVIYSKYDLGCALERHTAIDCQGYSYESALKIAVNIVLYAAQP from the coding sequence ATGAAGGAAGAAGCAAGGTTTGCTGAACGGGGGGCCTCCCGCCGGAGAAGTCGCATCGTCCTACTCGGCGCCGCAGCGCTGGCGGCGGTGGTGCTGGCGGGGCAGGGGATCCCGGCGCGGGGGGAGGTCACGGCCAGGCAGGTGGAGGAGGCCATCCGCCGAGGGATCGCCTATCTCAAATCCCAGCAAAAGGCCGACGGCTCCTGGGAACGGATCAGGAACCAGCACCAGCACTCCGCCGGAACGACGGCCCTGATCACGCATGCCCTGATCGCGGCCGGAGAGCCCGTCGATTCGCCCACGATCCGCCGCGCCGTGGCGAACCTGGAGCAGTACTCGGCCGACGAGATCGACGGCAACTACGCCGTGGGCCTGCAGACGATGGTCTTCTGCGAGGTCGACCCCAGGCGGCTGGCGGCGAAGATCGCGGCGAACGTCGCCTGGGCGGAGGCGGCGCAGGTCCGGGAGGGCGAAGAGGTCTTCGGCGGCTGGCCGGGGCTCTGGTCGCACACCTCGAACCGGAAGACCGAGCGTCGGCCTACCGACGACTCCAGCACCCAGTACGCGCTGCTGGGCCTCGACGCGGCGGCTCGGGCCGGGTTCCCCGTCGACCAGGAGGTCTGGCGGCGGGCCCGAAAGGCCTTGCGGAAGGGCCAGCGGGCCGACGGCGGCTGGGTCTACCACCCGCACAACCCGGAGTTGAAGAGCACGTCCAGCATGACCACCGCGGGGATCTCGGGCCTGATCATGGCCGAGTTCTGGTGCACCGACGAGGGGGAGCAACTGCTCGACGGTCGCATCAAGGACTGCGGCCGGACGCGGACCGACTACGCCGTCGAGCGCGGCCTGACCTGGCTGGCCCGCAACTTCACCGTCCAGGGGAACGTCAACGCCCGCATCCCCGGGGTCTGGCGCTACTACTACCTCTACGGCCTGGAGCGCACCGCTCGACTCGCGGGGGTGCGATACATCGGCTCGCACGACTGGTACCGCGAGGGGGCCGAGGAACTCGTCACAGCCCAGGACAAGATCCTGGGAGCCTGGCACGGCGAGGCGATGGAGGAGCAGCCCATGCTGGCGACGAGCTTCGCCCTGCTGTTCCTGGGGACGGGCCGAGCGCCGGTCCTCGTGCACAAGCTCCGCCACGGGCCCGGCGACGACTGGAACAACGACCCGCACGACGTCCGCCGCCTGGTCGCCGCGACCTCCGCCGACTGGGGCCACTTCCTCAACTGGCAAACGATCGACCTGGAAACCGCCGCCCCCGTCGAGCTGGCTCAGGCCCCGATCGCCTTCCTCAACGGCCATAAGGCCCCGGCCTTGAGCCCTCAGGCCAGGGAAAACCTCCGCAAGTACGTGGAGGAGGGGGGCTTCCTCCTCGCCGAAGCCTGTTGCGACAACCCCGAATTCGACGCCGCCTTCCGCGTTCTCATGAAGGAGCTGTTCCCCGATACCCCGCTCCTCCGGCTCTCCGACGATCACGCCGTCTGGCGGGCGAACCAGCGATTGACGCCGGGAGTGCATCCGCTCTGGGGGATCGAACGAGGGTGTCGGACGGCGGTGATCTACGCCCCCGTCGACCTGTCCTGCTGCTGGAACCTGATGGACGCCTCGCCGAACGACCCGGCCGTCAAGAAGGCGCGGCTGGTGGGGCGGAACATCATCGACTACGCCACCGGCCGCGAGCCCCCTCCCGACAAGCTGGCCGTCCGCGAGACACCGAGGATCGACGAGAAGGTCGACATCCCCGCGCGAGGGGTCCTGCGGTTCGCCAAGCTCAAGCACCCCGGCGACTGGAACATCGCCCCGAAAGCCCTGATCAACCTGGCCGACGCCCTGAGCAAGCCGCCGCTCAACTTCCAGGTCGACCTCCGACCCTTCGAAGCCCAGGCCGACGATCCAAAGCTGCTGTATTACCCGCTGGTCTACTTCCACGGTCGAGGGGCGACCACACTGAACGACGCCCAGGTCGAGGCGCTCCGACGCCATGTCGACCCCGGCGCAGGCCTGATCTTCGCCGACGCCGCCTGCGGGGGCGTGGCGTTCGACGCCTCGTTTCGAGAGCTGATGAAGCGAGTCCTGCCCGGCCGACCGCTCGTGCCGATCCCGCCCGAGGACCCGATCTATTCGGCGAAGCTCGGCTTCGACCTATCGCAGTCCCGCTTCAACGCCGGCGCCGGCGGCGGCCTCGCCTTCCCCCATCTCGAAGGCATCCAGGTCGAGGGCCGCTGGGCGGTGATCTACTCCAAGTACGACCTGGGCTGCGCCCTGGAGCGCCATACGGCGATCGACTGCCAGGGCTACTCTTATGAGAGCGCCCTGAAGATCGCGGTCAACATCGTCCTTTACGCCGCACAGCCGTGA
- a CDS encoding DUF1328 family protein — protein MLRWAIAFFVLALIAGFLGFGGLEGQLAEIAKILVFVFLVLFVVSLIFGRSGPPAV, from the coding sequence ATGTTGCGCTGGGCGATCGCCTTCTTCGTGCTCGCGCTGATCGCGGGCTTCCTGGGCTTCGGCGGACTCGAGGGACAGTTGGCGGAGATCGCCAAGATCCTCGTGTTCGTCTTCCTCGTCCTGTTCGTGGTCTCGCTGATCTTCGGCCGTTCCGGTCCACCAGCCGTCTGA
- a CDS encoding carboxypeptidase regulatory-like domain-containing protein, with product MVFIKLGSRLAFVVAIAATFGCSGGDGLPRQAVSGKVTLDGQPLDSATISFQPMAGSGEVTSAAATVSAGSFSISAADGLVPGKYRVSVSAKREVAAKSGAKKKQIDNVTGELVDPPADAAVTQETIPARFNAQTELTTEVTAAGPNDFTFAVTSK from the coding sequence ATGGTTTTCATCAAATTAGGATCACGTCTTGCTTTCGTCGTCGCGATTGCGGCGACCTTCGGCTGCAGCGGGGGCGACGGGCTGCCGCGTCAGGCGGTCTCGGGCAAGGTGACGCTCGACGGCCAGCCGTTGGATTCGGCGACGATTTCGTTCCAGCCGATGGCGGGCAGCGGCGAGGTGACCTCGGCCGCGGCGACGGTCTCGGCCGGGTCGTTCTCGATCTCGGCGGCCGATGGACTGGTTCCAGGCAAGTACCGCGTTTCCGTCTCCGCGAAGCGTGAGGTCGCGGCCAAGTCGGGTGCGAAGAAGAAACAGATCGACAACGTCACCGGCGAGCTCGTCGATCCGCCCGCCGACGCGGCGGTCACTCAGGAGACGATCCCCGCCCGGTTCAACGCCCAGACCGAGCTGACGACGGAAGTCACCGCCGCCGGCCCCAATGATTTCACCTTTGCCGTCACCTCCAAGTGA
- a CDS encoding GNAT family N-acetyltransferase: MTTIRPERPGDESAVRAVLVDAFPTDAEARLVQLLRAAGNLPVSLVAEVDGEIVGHVGFSPVATGARAIGAGLAPLAVRGSHQRRGIGGMLIASGLSACRDAGFGWVVVLGEPHYYSRFGFRPAPSVGLADEYGGGDAFQVVELTPGALPVGAGLVRYAPEFASLEEG, from the coding sequence ATGACGACCATCCGCCCCGAACGCCCCGGCGACGAGTCGGCCGTTCGCGCCGTGCTCGTCGACGCCTTTCCGACTGACGCCGAGGCGCGACTGGTGCAGTTGCTTCGCGCGGCGGGGAATCTGCCGGTCTCCCTGGTCGCGGAAGTCGACGGCGAGATCGTGGGCCACGTTGGGTTCAGCCCGGTCGCGACGGGGGCGCGGGCGATCGGCGCGGGGCTTGCGCCGCTGGCGGTGCGAGGCTCGCATCAGCGTCGTGGGATCGGCGGGATGCTGATCGCGTCTGGGCTCTCAGCCTGCCGCGACGCGGGGTTCGGCTGGGTCGTCGTCCTGGGCGAGCCGCACTATTACAGCCGGTTCGGATTCCGCCCCGCGCCGAGCGTCGGCCTTGCCGACGAGTACGGCGGCGGCGACGCCTTCCAGGTCGTTGAGCTCACCCCCGGCGCGCTGCCCGTCGGAGCGGGCCTGGTTCGGTACGCCCCGGAGTTCGCCTCGCTGGAGGAGGGTTGA
- a CDS encoding glycosyltransferase family 39 protein — MFFPLVVLAAVLPGLAAMRSWDLSSPGPLWGLRALAVAIDGMVVDQTGACDAIKPERESAGYRSVAFQPPLYPWLAAAGMSLSGDYDPIACILPSYAAGAGIVILIYLQGRLWRGGGMGFTAALLMAFSPSLLLREQEMTPHLIAAAGALAALHAYAVRTRLAVESADPRLRSMLWSAVGGLALGCSLLAVEAFGLIVVVVIALHQIYLRVSASADPNYRPSARASWTCWLRDGGAIDSALAIGVATVVAAPWHARMFMTHGWSLFAPLTLPASGWIESYNLATWILSLAPAAAPLAFYGAGRAIRTALATETDSRETVGGSLWVIWAGTAALALSLWTTGPRQALEIFLLIPLNLLAASTVADLVNRRVSVRALIGLAPAAALGLAWWSSRDLRGAFDELLSGGASPGTTLSLHLTLDLLVLTIFLGRAIEKWASSRDDRQRQVLATFLLATLAATVGLGVREMVFRHVETSDLLMLRTMILRRNRERPFSHIAVVSPPNTKFAADVEPGSLDAPYPGGRLRFILRTALPELPQIDLSDVDELLTLPDEQRLVILHGAGSRLSYSLQSRLGLEAIHPGRSGILDAYATATDQVARR; from the coding sequence ATGTTCTTCCCGCTGGTCGTGCTGGCGGCGGTCCTTCCTGGACTGGCGGCCATGCGCTCGTGGGACCTGTCGTCTCCAGGCCCGCTTTGGGGGCTTCGCGCCCTGGCCGTGGCGATCGACGGCATGGTCGTCGACCAGACGGGAGCCTGCGACGCGATCAAGCCGGAACGGGAGTCGGCGGGGTATCGCAGCGTGGCCTTCCAGCCGCCGCTCTACCCCTGGCTGGCCGCCGCCGGGATGTCCCTCAGCGGCGACTACGACCCCATCGCCTGCATCCTGCCCAGCTACGCCGCCGGCGCGGGGATCGTGATCCTCATCTACCTTCAGGGTCGGCTCTGGCGCGGCGGGGGAATGGGATTCACCGCGGCCCTGCTGATGGCCTTCAGCCCCAGCCTCCTGCTGCGCGAGCAGGAGATGACGCCCCACCTGATCGCCGCGGCCGGCGCGCTGGCGGCCCTGCACGCCTACGCCGTAAGAACCAGGCTGGCCGTCGAGTCGGCCGATCCGAGACTGCGGTCGATGCTCTGGTCGGCCGTGGGGGGCCTGGCGCTGGGGTGCTCGCTGCTGGCCGTCGAGGCCTTCGGGCTGATCGTCGTGGTGGTGATCGCCCTGCATCAGATCTATCTGCGAGTCAGCGCCTCGGCCGATCCGAACTACCGACCGAGCGCCAGGGCGAGTTGGACGTGCTGGCTTCGCGACGGCGGGGCGATCGACTCCGCGCTGGCGATCGGCGTGGCGACGGTGGTGGCCGCCCCCTGGCACGCCCGCATGTTCATGACCCACGGCTGGAGCCTGTTCGCCCCGCTGACGCTGCCGGCCTCGGGCTGGATCGAGTCGTACAACCTGGCGACGTGGATCCTGTCGCTGGCCCCGGCGGCGGCGCCGCTGGCGTTCTACGGAGCCGGCCGAGCGATCCGCACGGCGCTGGCGACGGAGACCGACAGCCGCGAAACGGTGGGAGGATCGCTCTGGGTCATCTGGGCGGGAACCGCCGCGCTGGCGCTCTCGCTCTGGACGACCGGCCCCCGCCAGGCGCTGGAGATCTTCCTGCTGATCCCGTTGAACCTGCTGGCGGCCTCGACGGTGGCCGACCTGGTGAACCGGCGAGTGTCGGTCCGGGCGCTGATCGGCCTGGCGCCGGCGGCGGCCCTGGGACTGGCCTGGTGGTCCAGCCGAGACCTCCGCGGCGCGTTCGACGAATTGCTCTCGGGAGGAGCCAGTCCGGGGACCACCCTGAGCCTCCACCTGACGCTCGACCTGCTGGTCCTGACGATCTTCCTCGGCCGGGCGATCGAGAAGTGGGCAAGCTCTCGCGACGACCGCCAGCGCCAGGTGCTGGCGACGTTCCTGCTGGCCACCCTGGCGGCCACGGTCGGCCTGGGGGTCCGCGAAATGGTCTTCCGCCACGTCGAGACCAGCGACCTGCTGATGCTCCGAACGATGATCCTGAGGCGCAACCGCGAGCGGCCGTTCAGCCACATCGCGGTGGTCAGTCCGCCGAATACGAAGTTCGCCGCCGACGTCGAGCCCGGATCGCTCGACGCCCCGTACCCCGGCGGCCGGCTCCGGTTCATCCTGAGAACGGCCCTGCCGGAGCTTCCCCAGATCGACCTCTCGGACGTCGATGAGCTGCTGACGCTCCCCGACGAACAGCGGCTGGTGATTCTCCACGGGGCGGGGAGCCGGCTCTCATATAGCCTTCAGTCCCGACTGGGGCTGGAGGCCATCCACCCCGGCCGGTCCGGCATCCTCGACGCCTACGCCACGGCCACCGACCAGGTCGCCCGGCGCTGA
- a CDS encoding DUF1559 domain-containing protein: protein MRSRKQSAFTLIELLVVIAIIAVLIALLLPAVQAAREAARRIQCTNNLKQIGLSVHNYVGTTGSFPTGTSDCCNGTWQAFILPFMEQVALSNSYNFNSPRYVDPTNTTVTSSFINAFLCPSNGLQQRPISSALGAANTGKISAHNYVANFGSTDLDQQNNIQDAVFNGAPYGWIRAYSNANHQASPNKGQTVTIATVTDGTSNTLLNSEIIIVPQNSELRGMTWWADSTGFTALLAPNSALQDVMYSVNACAVTTGKPTPCANATAGPLYLAARSLHAGGVNATMCDGSVRFFKNTVSLPIWRALASTKGGEIISADAY from the coding sequence ATGAGATCACGCAAACAGAGTGCGTTCACGCTGATTGAGCTGCTCGTCGTCATCGCGATCATCGCCGTCTTGATCGCGCTACTGTTGCCCGCCGTTCAGGCCGCTCGCGAGGCCGCTCGGCGAATCCAGTGCACCAACAACCTGAAGCAGATCGGTCTTTCCGTCCACAACTACGTCGGCACGACCGGCTCGTTCCCGACGGGGACCTCCGACTGCTGCAACGGGACCTGGCAGGCGTTCATCTTGCCGTTTATGGAGCAGGTCGCACTCTCGAATTCGTACAACTTCAACTCTCCCCGATACGTCGACCCGACGAACACGACGGTCACGTCCAGCTTCATCAACGCCTTCCTCTGCCCGAGCAACGGTCTTCAGCAGCGGCCGATCAGCAGCGCCCTGGGAGCGGCCAACACCGGCAAGATCTCGGCTCACAATTACGTGGCCAATTTCGGATCGACCGACCTCGACCAGCAGAACAACATTCAGGACGCGGTCTTCAACGGCGCCCCCTACGGCTGGATTCGCGCCTACAGCAACGCCAACCATCAGGCCTCGCCGAACAAGGGGCAGACCGTCACCATCGCCACGGTCACTGACGGCACGTCGAACACGCTGTTGAACTCGGAGATCATCATCGTCCCGCAGAACTCGGAGTTGCGCGGCATGACCTGGTGGGCCGATTCGACCGGCTTCACCGCTCTGCTGGCGCCGAATTCGGCTCTCCAGGACGTGATGTACTCCGTCAACGCCTGCGCCGTGACCACCGGCAAGCCGACCCCCTGCGCCAACGCCACGGCCGGCCCGCTCTATCTTGCGGCTCGCAGCCTCCACGCCGGCGGTGTGAACGCCACGATGTGCGACGGCTCGGTGCGGTTCTTCAAGAACACCGTCAGCCTGCCGATCTGGCGAGCCCTCGCCAGCACCAAGGGCGGCGAGATCATCAGCGCCGACGCGTATTGA